AGGCCCCAGCAGACCACGCGAGCCCAGCCCGACACGGACCGCGAGCAACCACACGGGCTGGCATGCACGGCCCTATCCCGACACCGGAAAGGGCCATGAGCACCAGCCCGCAACCGCAAGGCGCGGCCGAACCCGAGACCCCAGCGGACCACGCGAGCCCAGCCCGACACGGACCGCGAGCAGTCACTCGGGCTGGCACACAAGGCCCTATCCCGACATCGGAAAGGGCCATGAGCACCAGCCCGCAACCGCAAGGCACGGCCGAGCCTGGGATGCCCAGCAGACCACGCGAGCCCAGCCCGGCACGGCTTCCCGGTCCCGGCACCGCGACCACAACGCGCTCAACCACTCGGGCTGGCGTGCACGGCCCTATCCCGACATCGGAAAGGGCCGTGCACGCCAGCCCGCAACCGCGGGGCGCGGCCGGGCCCGGGACCCCAGCGGACCTTGCGAGCTCAGCCCGGCACGGCCTCACGGTCCGGCACCGCGACCACAACGCGCTCAACCACGGGACCCGGCTGGCACACAAGGCCCTATCCCGACATCGGAAAGGGCCGTGCACGCCAGCCCGCAACCGCAGGCGCGGCCGGACCCGGGGCGCCAGCGGACCACGCGAGCCCCACCCGGCACGGCTTCCCGGTCCCCGGCACCGCGACCACAACGGGCTCAGCCACACGGGCTGGCATGCATGGCCCTATCCCGACATCGGAAAGGGCCGTGCACGCCAGCCCGCAACCGCAGGCGCGGCCGGACCCGGGGCCCCAGGGGACCACGCGAGCCCAGCCCGGCACGGCTTCCCGGTCCCCGGCACCGCGACCACAACGGGCTCAGCCACACGGGCTGGCATGCATGGCCCTATCCCGGCATCGGGAAGGGCCGTGAGCACCAGCCTGCGACCGTGGGGCGCGGCCGGGCCTGGGGTGCCAGCGGACCTTGCGAGCTCAGCCCGGCACGGCCTCGCGGTCCGGCACCGGGACCACCGTGCGCTTGGCCACGGGAGCAGGCTGGTGCGGTTGTGGTGGGGCGAGGTCGTACAAGAATGGGCGTCAGCGGCGCGGGGTCAGCGGTGGTGACGGGACATCCATTGCCAGAGGTGGAGGCCGTAGGTGCCCGGGTCGTTGCGGGCCACGTAGATCCAGGACCAGTGGCCGGGGAATTGATGACCGTTCCAGACCACGTGGTCGTAGAGGGACAGCAGGGACCGCGGGATCAGGTCGTGTGCGTGGACCGTGTTGGCCTGGGGGTCGACGGTGGTGTCGTCGCGGGAGGTGACGAGCCAGGTCGGGGTGGTGATGCGGGTGAGGGCCTCGTCCGGGATCAGGGACTGGACGACGCCGCAGATCGGGACCGAGGTGGCGAACAGCGACGGGTAGACCGTGGTCAGTTTCAGGCTCATGTAGCCGCCGTTGCTGCATCCGGCGACGTGGATGCGGTCGATGTCGACCGGGCAGCGGCGGATCACGTCGCGGATGACCCCGAGCAGCAGTGGCGCAAAACGATCACCGTCCTCGATCCAGTAGGACGTGCTTTGCGGGGCCACGACGTGCGCGCCCGCGAAGATCCGCTGGGCTCGCGGGGTGGCGAAGCCGAGAGCGCCGCGGTTGGCCCGCAGGGTGGTCTCGTTGTCGTAGTAGCCGTCGGGCAGTGAGGCGCCCTCTCCCCCGCCGTGCAGCCAGACGATCAGGGGACGGCGGCCGTGCCTGCCGAACGGTGAGTACAGCCGATACTTCAGGCCGCTCGGCGAGACGTGGTAGCTGAACGCGTCCACCTCGGGGTTGTCCACGCGCCCCTGGACGAAGCACGGGATGGTGACCTCGCCGCCGCCGTGCACGGCCAGCGGCGCGTTCTGGGTGATCGTGTACGCCAGGTCGAGCCGGACGTTGCGGCCCCGGCTCGGGAGGAAGCCGAGGGTGCCGCCGCCGACCTGGCCCTCGGCGTGGCCGAGGTCGAGGACGATGTTGCCCTGCCGGTCGAGGTGGGCGGCGGTGACCTGGCGGTCCAGGTCGTACTCACTGAGGATCTGCTCGCCGGGCGCGAGCGGGATCGGGCTGGTCGCCTTGGCGTGCACGGTGAACGTGCCGGGGCAAAGACTGGACGGGACGATCCGGCCGACCCGGGCGGTGCCGAGGGTGAGCGACGTGACCTGTTCACCGCCGTCGAGCGTCTCGGCGTCGAGGGTGAACCGGACCGGATGGTCGGGAGCGCTGCTGAGGCCGGCGGGCAGGCCCAGTCCGGCGGCCAGGAACATCCGGCGACTGACGAGGTTGTCCATGACAAACCTCCTCACAGCGATGTTTATCGATGGAATAACCCTATCGCCGGAGAAACCGCCTGGCTACTGTTACCACCGGTCATCGGGGAGGCGGGCGAGGATGAACGGTACCGACGACGATCACCGCAGGACCGGGGAGGCGATCCGGGCGGCGCTGCGGCCGGGTGAGCGGCTGCGCGAGCACAGCCGGATCCTGCGGTCGCCGGGTCTCGAGGAGGCGCCGCCGAGCGCCGCGGATCGGCTGAGTCTGTACCACCCGTTCGCCGGGTTCGGCAAGGCGGCTCAGGAGGACGGGCTGGGACTCGCGCTGCTGTCGGTGGCGGTGGGTGAGCAGCCGGACGACACCCGCGGGCAGGAGGCGATCGCCAAGGATCGGGCGCTGCGGAAGTATGGGCGGACGTTCTGCGGGGTCTGGAACAGCCAGGCCGGACAGTTGCTGTCCGCGCTGAAGCGGCACGCGAATCTCGATGACGGCGATCCGGTGGGCTGGGCGGCACTGACCGATCAGCGGCTCGTGGTCTTCGCCGAGCGGGCCTCCCGGCCGCATCCGCTCCTCGGTCTGGTGGTCGCGCTGTTCGGGCTGGTGAAGGCGCTGGTGGAGCTTGCGCGGCCGGCGGCTCCGCCGCCTCGGAGGGCGTTCGCCGGGCCGGTCTTCCCGGTGTTCGAGTGCGCGGCGGGGGCGGTCGCGGCCAGCGCGGCGCCGGCGATCGAGCACCTGCCGCGGGTGGTGCTGTGGTTCGCGGACCAGTCCTGGGTGGTGGTGTCGCTGGGAGCGCAGCCGGAGGGCGCCCGCATGACCGACGCGCTACGATGGGACGCTCCGCGATAGGGCGATCCCGCCGACGCGGTTCTCGCGCCGGCTTCGTCCCGCGCTGAATCGGTCTGGCCTATCGCGCGGCCGGATGGACGAGGGTGGCGAGGTTTTCGGCGAAGCCGGGCTCGATCGGGAGCTGGCGCAGCAGGACACGAACCCAGACCGCGCCGGCCAGCGCATCCATGATCAGCATCGGGTCGGCGCCGTCCGGAAGGTCGCCGCGGGCCGCGGCCCGCTCGAAGATCGGCAGTTCGCCGGCAAGACGGTCGGCGAAAAAGGCTTTTGTGTACGACGCCAGCTCCGCATTGTGGGTAGCCGCCCCGAGCGCGGCAGCGATCAGCGGAGCCGTCGGCGGCTCGGTCAGCAGCCTGCTCAACGACCGGGCCAGGGCGGCCAGGTCACCGTGCAGGCTGCCCGTGTCCGGGACCGGGAAGCGAAGCATCGGCGCGTCGATCAGCGCGGCGCCGAGCAGGGCCGCCTTGGACGGCCACCAGCGGTAGATCGTGGTCTTGTTGACACCGGAGCGCTCGGCGACGCCCTCGATCGTCAGCTTCTCGAAACCACGCTCGGCGAGCAGGCGCAGGGTCGCGTCGAGGATCTCGGCAGTGCGACGTGGGCCACTTCCCTGATTCATAGGGGCAGTCTACCGTGAGAATGCAACGCAACGTTGCGTTGTATTTCGGGAGAGGGGGGCGGCATGATCCCGATCGTGTTCGTGCACGGCATCCGGCTCAGCGGGACGATGTGGGGACCGGTCGCCGCGCTGGTCGACGGTCCTTCGACGGCTCCGGACCTGCCCGGTCACGGGAGCCGGGGCGGTGAGCCGTTCACGCTCGACGGCGCGGTGGAAGCGGTGGCCTCGGCGGTCGACGGCCCGGCCGTGCTGGTCGGGCACTCGCTCGGCGGTTTCGTGGCGATCGCCGCCGCCGCGCGCTATCCGGAACGGGTCGCGGCGCTGGTGGTGGGTGGTTGCACGGTGCGGCCACGCGGCGCGTTCCTGGCCGGCTACCGCTTCGCCGCCGGGCTCGCCGGGCGGCATCCGGAGCTGGCCGACCGGCTCAGCGTCCGCGGTTTCCAGCGCGCCCTGCCCCCGCCGGTCGCCGCCGCGATGGTCGCCGGCGGCGTCCGCTGCGCGGTCATGCCCTCGGTTGTCACCGCGCTGTCCGATCTGGACCCGCCGGCCTGCCTGCGCGCCTATCCGGGGCCGGTGCACCTGTTCAACGGAGCGCGTGACCCGTTCCGCGCCGAGGAGCGCCGCTTCCTCGCGGCGTCCCCGGGCGCTCACCTGACGATCGTCCCCGCCCGAGGCCACATCGGCGTCATGGCCGAAACCGAAACCCTCGCCGCCCTGGTCACCGAGGCCCGGCGGCAGACGCAGAAAGCGAGCCCGACCTGATCACAGCGGCCCGGCGGCAGACGCAGGGAGCGAGCCCGGCCTGATCACAGCGGCCCGACGCCGGGCGCGGACACGCCGAGCCCGGCCTGATCACAGCGGCCCGGCACCGGGCGGGGACACGGCGAGCCCGGCCGGTCCGGGTGGACCGGCCGGGCTCGGCCACTCGTGGATCAGGCGAGGTCGAAGCGGTCCAGCTCCATGACCTTGACCCAGGACGTGACGAAGTCCTTGACGAACTTCTCCCGGGCGTCGGTGCTCGCGTAGACCTCGGCCAGGGCCCGCAGCTGCGAGTTCGAGCCGAAGATCAGGTCGACCGCGGTGGCGGTGTACTTGACCTGGTCGGTGGCGAGGTCACGGATCTCGTAGACGTGCTCCTCCTTCTCCGACGCCTGCCACCGGGTGCCCGGGGAGAGCAGGTTGACGAAGAAGTCGTTGGTGAGCACGCCGGGCCGGTCGGTGAGCACGCCGTGCGCGCTGCCGCCGACGTTGTTGCCCAGCGCGCGCAGGCCGCCGACCAGCACGGTCATCTGCGGCGCGGTCAGGTTCAGCATGTACGCCCGGTCGACCAGGAGCACCTCCGGCTGGGTCTTCTCCCCCGGCCGCAGGTAGTTGCGGAAGCCGTCGCCGCGCGGCTCGAGCACCGCGAACGACTCGACGTCGGTCTGCTCCTGGGTCGCGTCGGTGCGGCCCGGCCGGAACGGCACGGTCACCTCGACGCCACCGTCGCGCGCGGCCTTCTCCACCGCGGCGGAACCGGCCAGCACGATCAGGTCGGCGAGCGAGATCTTGGCGGAGGCCGACGACGCGTTGAACTCCTGCTGGATGGTCTCCAGCTTGGCGATCACGTCGCCGACACCCTGGTTGACCTCCCAGCTGCGCTGCGGCTCCAGCCGGATCCGGGCACCGTTGGCGCCACCGCGCTTGTCGGTCGACCGGTAGCTGGCCGCCGACGCCCACGCGGTGCGCACCAGCTGGTCGGTGCTCAGGCCGGAGGAGAGCACCTTCTCCTTCAGCGTGGCGATCTCCGCGTCGCCGACCAGCGGGTGGTCGACGGCCGGGACCGGGTCCTGCCACAGCTGCGCCTCGGGCACCCACGGGCCGAGGAAGCGGGCCACCGGGCCCATGTCCCGGTGCAGCAGCTTGTACCAGGCCTTGGCGAAGGCGAGGGCGAACTCGTCCGGGTGCTCCAGGAAGCGGCGGGAGATCTTCTCGTACGCCGGGTCGACGCGCAGCGACAGGTCGGTCGTCAGCATCGTCGGGCGGTGCTTCTTCGACGGGTCGAACGCGTCCGGGATGATCTCGTCGGTGGTCTTGGCGACCCACTGCTTGGCGCCGGCCGGGCTGGTGGTCAGCTCCCACTCGTACCCGAAAAGGATCTCGAAGAAGCGGTTGCTCCACTGGGTCGGCTTGTCGGTCCAGGTGACCTCGAGGCCGCTGGTGATGGTGTCGCCGGCCTTGCCGCTGCCGTGCGTGCTGAGCCAGCCGAGGCCCTGCGCCTCGATCGGCGCGCCCTCCGGCTCCGGGCCGACGTGCGCGTCGGCCGGGGCGGCGCCGTGCGTCTTGCCGAAGGTGTGACCGCCGGCGATCAGCGCGACGGTCTCCTCGTCGTTCATCGCCATCCGGGCGAACGTCTCGCGGATGAAGTGCGCCGCGGCGGCCGGGTCGGCGTTACCGCCCGGACCCTCCGGGTTGACGTAGATCAGGCCCATCTCGGTGGCGCCGACGCCCTCGAGCATCGTCTTCTCGGACTCGTAGCGCCCGGCCAGCCAGGTGTCCTCCGGGCCCCAGAAGATCTCCTCCGGCTCCCAGACGTCCTCGCGGCCGAAACCGAAGCCGAAGGTCTTGAAGCCCATCGACTCCAGGGCCACGTTGCCGGCCAGCACCAGCAGGTCGGCCCAGGAGATGCGCTGGCCGTACTTCTGCTTGACCGGCCAGAGCAGGCGGCGCGCCTTGTCCAGGTTCGCGTTGTCCGGCCAGCTGTTGAGCGGGGCGAAACGCTGCCCGCCGTCGCCGGCGCCGCCGCGGCCGTCCTGGATCCGGTAGGTGCCGGCGGCGTGCCAGCTCATCCGGATCATCAGGCCGCCGTAGTGCCCGAAGTCGGCCGGCCACCAGTCCTGCGAGGTGGTCAGCACCTCAGTGATGTCGCGCTTGAGCGCCTCGACGTCGAGAGTCGCGAACTCCTCGGCGTAGCTGAAGTCCGGCGCGAGCGGGTTGCCCTTCGACGAGTGGGCGTGCAGCACCGACAGGTCCAGCTGGTTGGGCCACCAGTCGCGGTTGGTGTGCGGGCGGCCACCGGTTTTCGGGGTCGGCGAGTCGATCGCCGGGTTCTCGCTCTCGC
Above is a genomic segment from Actinoplanes ianthinogenes containing:
- a CDS encoding prolyl oligopeptidase family serine peptidase, with the protein product MDNLVSRRMFLAAGLGLPAGLSSAPDHPVRFTLDAETLDGGEQVTSLTLGTARVGRIVPSSLCPGTFTVHAKATSPIPLAPGEQILSEYDLDRQVTAAHLDRQGNIVLDLGHAEGQVGGGTLGFLPSRGRNVRLDLAYTITQNAPLAVHGGGEVTIPCFVQGRVDNPEVDAFSYHVSPSGLKYRLYSPFGRHGRRPLIVWLHGGGEGASLPDGYYDNETTLRANRGALGFATPRAQRIFAGAHVVAPQSTSYWIEDGDRFAPLLLGVIRDVIRRCPVDIDRIHVAGCSNGGYMSLKLTTVYPSLFATSVPICGVVQSLIPDEALTRITTPTWLVTSRDDTTVDPQANTVHAHDLIPRSLLSLYDHVVWNGHQFPGHWSWIYVARNDPGTYGLHLWQWMSRHHR
- a CDS encoding TetR/AcrR family transcriptional regulator, translated to MNQGSGPRRTAEILDATLRLLAERGFEKLTIEGVAERSGVNKTTIYRWWPSKAALLGAALIDAPMLRFPVPDTGSLHGDLAALARSLSRLLTEPPTAPLIAAALGAATHNAELASYTKAFFADRLAGELPIFERAAARGDLPDGADPMLIMDALAGAVWVRVLLRQLPIEPGFAENLATLVHPAAR
- a CDS encoding alpha/beta fold hydrolase, with product MIPIVFVHGIRLSGTMWGPVAALVDGPSTAPDLPGHGSRGGEPFTLDGAVEAVASAVDGPAVLVGHSLGGFVAIAAAARYPERVAALVVGGCTVRPRGAFLAGYRFAAGLAGRHPELADRLSVRGFQRALPPPVAAAMVAGGVRCAVMPSVVTALSDLDPPACLRAYPGPVHLFNGARDPFRAEERRFLAASPGAHLTIVPARGHIGVMAETETLAALVTEARRQTQKASPT
- the katG gene encoding catalase/peroxidase HPI is translated as MSDIQDPKATGGCPVAHDSVTASGSESENPAIDSPTPKTGGRPHTNRDWWPNQLDLSVLHAHSSKGNPLAPDFSYAEEFATLDVEALKRDITEVLTTSQDWWPADFGHYGGLMIRMSWHAAGTYRIQDGRGGAGDGGQRFAPLNSWPDNANLDKARRLLWPVKQKYGQRISWADLLVLAGNVALESMGFKTFGFGFGREDVWEPEEIFWGPEDTWLAGRYESEKTMLEGVGATEMGLIYVNPEGPGGNADPAAAAHFIRETFARMAMNDEETVALIAGGHTFGKTHGAAPADAHVGPEPEGAPIEAQGLGWLSTHGSGKAGDTITSGLEVTWTDKPTQWSNRFFEILFGYEWELTTSPAGAKQWVAKTTDEIIPDAFDPSKKHRPTMLTTDLSLRVDPAYEKISRRFLEHPDEFALAFAKAWYKLLHRDMGPVARFLGPWVPEAQLWQDPVPAVDHPLVGDAEIATLKEKVLSSGLSTDQLVRTAWASAASYRSTDKRGGANGARIRLEPQRSWEVNQGVGDVIAKLETIQQEFNASSASAKISLADLIVLAGSAAVEKAARDGGVEVTVPFRPGRTDATQEQTDVESFAVLEPRGDGFRNYLRPGEKTQPEVLLVDRAYMLNLTAPQMTVLVGGLRALGNNVGGSAHGVLTDRPGVLTNDFFVNLLSPGTRWQASEKEEHVYEIRDLATDQVKYTATAVDLIFGSNSQLRALAEVYASTDAREKFVKDFVTSWVKVMELDRFDLA